The genomic DNA CCTCCAGGTCACGTTCGAGGCCGACCACGACGAGATGGTGATGGTGCGCGACATCGCCCTGTACTCGTGTTGCGAGCATCACCTGTTGCCCTGGATCGGCAAGGCGCACGTGGCGTACATCCCCAACGACGACGGCCGGGTCACGGGCCTGTCGAAGCTGGCCCGCCTCGTTGACGCCTACGCCCGCCGGCCGCAGGTGCAAGAGCGGCTGACCAGCCAGATCGCCGACGAGATCGACCGCACGCTGAGCCCCAAGGGCGTGATGGTGGTGGTCGAGGCCGAGCACCTGTGCATGTCGATGCGGGGTGTCCGCAAGCCGGGTGCCACCACTGTCACCTCGGCCGTACGGGGCCTGTTCCGCACCAACGTGTCGACCCGGCAAGAAGCGATGCGCTTCCTCCAGGCCTGACCCCCGAGCACCCCCCGACCCCCCCAGCACCCCCGAAACCCCATTGCGGGCACCTGGCCGTGCCCCCCAGGGCGCTTTCCGTGCCCAGAACGACGATTTGCATGCCCCTTGTAGCCTTGACCGCCGTGTCCCCCCTCGTCATGGGCGTGCTCAACGTCACGCCGGACTCGTTCTCCGACGGCGGCCAGTGGTTCGACGGCCCTGCCGCGATCGAGCACGGCCTGGCGATGGTCGCGGCCGGGGCTTCAGTGGTCGACGTCGGCGGCGAATCGACTCGTCCCGGCGCCGACCCGGTGGCCACGGTGGAGGAGCTGCGCCGGGTGCTGCCGGTCGTGGAGGCCCTTGCGCCGCACACGCGGGTGTCGATCGACACGATGAAGGTCGAGGTCGCCGAAGCGGCGGTCGAGGCGG from Acidimicrobiales bacterium includes the following:
- the folE gene encoding GTP cyclohydrolase I FolE, coding for MTDHTTSDISTNDRAARPSVKLNGHPAPDQARIAAAVREILLAIGENPDRDGLVDTPARVARMYAEIFSGLREAPEHHLQVTFEADHDEMVMVRDIALYSCCEHHLLPWIGKAHVAYIPNDDGRVTGLSKLARLVDAYARRPQVQERLTSQIADEIDRTLSPKGVMVVVEAEHLCMSMRGVRKPGATTVTSAVRGLFRTNVSTRQEAMRFLQA